From a single Sulfolobus sp. E5-1-F genomic region:
- a CDS encoding ISNCY family transposase, translated as MKITSLFNRRFARVRKYLEKVKKTLGSKSLEKLLGASLIEDGSMRAKCTTAGIDYEYALRKLEEVAKVDLIEVVKELVGEHKVQLSIDDTLNEKYYAKAAWVSGHMTQFFYSRKDKTYIPAHQILVATIRDLETNEVYLIHLEIYLPQKVVNILKQEGKPVQFRTKIEIAIELIEKVRRRLNVSSIAFDSWYVNGRTLLPGVVSELKASARVTEGGRSVPVAEFPEGEFSVTYLGVPIKLIVVDNYKGCGRRYFFTTDLTMTSEEVITTWENRWDVETMIRDLKVLGLRSSSFKSVVKILGYMKLVGLVVNFLHILKYELGSHLGVKALSRYLKNVYGYFFDYKKLFRLR; from the coding sequence ATGAAAATAACGAGTCTCTTCAACAGGAGATTTGCAAGGGTAAGGAAGTACCTAGAGAAAGTGAAGAAGACGCTAGGCAGTAAATCCCTAGAGAAGTTACTGGGTGCATCTCTGATCGAGGATGGATCAATGAGGGCCAAGTGCACCACGGCTGGAATTGACTACGAATACGCCTTGAGGAAGTTAGAGGAGGTCGCTAAGGTCGATCTAATCGAAGTAGTGAAGGAATTAGTAGGGGAACACAAGGTCCAGCTCTCAATAGACGATACACTAAACGAGAAATACTACGCTAAAGCCGCGTGGGTCTCAGGTCACATGACCCAATTCTTCTACTCCAGGAAGGATAAAACCTACATCCCAGCACACCAAATCCTTGTAGCCACAATAAGAGACTTGGAAACCAACGAGGTCTACCTGATCCACCTCGAGATCTACCTACCACAAAAAGTCGTGAATATCTTGAAACAAGAAGGGAAGCCAGTCCAGTTCAGAACGAAGATCGAAATCGCAATTGAGCTGATAGAGAAAGTGAGGAGGAGGCTTAACGTTAGTTCAATAGCGTTCGATTCGTGGTACGTGAACGGGAGAACTCTTCTGCCCGGTGTTGTTTCGGAACTCAAGGCGAGCGCGCGGGTTACCGAGGGAGGTAGATCCGTGCCGGTCGCCGAGTTCCCCGAGGGAGAGTTCTCCGTCACGTACCTCGGCGTTCCTATTAAATTAATTGTAGTTGACAATTATAAAGGTTGCGGGAGGAGGTACTTCTTCACGACCGATCTAACCATGACCTCTGAGGAGGTAATAACGACTTGGGAGAATAGGTGGGATGTTGAAACTATGATAAGGGATTTGAAGGTCCTAGGCCTTAGGAGCAGTTCGTTCAAGAGCGTAGTCAAGATCCTCGGATACATGAAGCTTGTTGGCCTAGTTGTGAACTTCCTCCACATCTTGAAGTATGAGCTCGGTTCCCACCTTGGTGTAAAGGCTCTCTCAAGGTACTTGAAAAACGTTTATGGATACTTCTTTGACTATAAGAAACTATTCAGACTACGATAA
- a CDS encoding ABC transporter ATP-binding protein, whose product MSDNILYKATNINKYYLAKKRGILESLSREPPIYVRALDNVSVEIRKSEVLGVVGESGSGKTTLGKVLATLEKPTSGNLFFMGIEVNDHNVNLIRKRIHMVFQNPMTSINPRMKVKDIVKEAMREKSEEKVKKLLEEVGLDYNYVKDKYPRELSGGQTQRVAIARALAKEPEFLILDEPTSALDASVQAQILNLLVDLQKERKLTYLFITHNIAVARYISDRVIIMYAGKIVEEGNTKEVISEPMHPYTQSLLSSVPELGKKELKPPSGEVPSLINPPKGCRFNPRCPFAMPICKEKEPPMVEINGRKVSCWLYETNWKKASG is encoded by the coding sequence ATGAGTGATAATATACTTTATAAGGCAACTAATATAAATAAATACTATCTTGCGAAGAAAAGAGGAATATTGGAATCATTATCAAGAGAACCTCCAATTTACGTTAGGGCATTAGATAATGTATCAGTAGAGATAAGAAAAAGCGAAGTCTTAGGTGTAGTGGGCGAAAGTGGTTCTGGCAAAACTACATTAGGCAAAGTACTAGCTACATTAGAAAAGCCTACTAGTGGAAACTTATTCTTTATGGGAATAGAGGTAAATGATCATAATGTAAACCTTATCAGAAAACGAATACATATGGTTTTTCAAAATCCTATGACATCCATAAATCCAAGAATGAAAGTTAAGGATATAGTTAAAGAAGCTATGAGGGAAAAAAGTGAAGAAAAAGTGAAGAAATTATTAGAAGAGGTTGGACTAGATTATAATTACGTAAAAGATAAGTATCCTAGAGAACTATCTGGTGGGCAGACACAGAGAGTAGCAATAGCGAGAGCGCTTGCTAAAGAGCCGGAATTTTTAATTCTAGATGAACCGACTTCAGCTTTAGATGCATCAGTACAGGCTCAAATTCTTAATCTACTCGTAGACTTACAAAAGGAAAGGAAACTAACATATCTCTTCATTACCCATAATATCGCGGTAGCTAGATACATCTCCGATAGAGTCATAATTATGTATGCGGGAAAAATTGTGGAAGAAGGAAATACAAAAGAAGTTATTTCGGAACCAATGCATCCATATACTCAATCATTGCTTAGCTCAGTACCAGAGTTGGGGAAGAAAGAGCTTAAACCGCCAAGCGGGGAAGTACCTAGCTTAATAAATCCGCCTAAAGGGTGTAGATTCAATCCTAGATGTCCTTTTGCTATGCCAATATGTAAAGAGAAGGAACCACCAATGGTGGAAATAAATGGAAGAAAAGTCTCTTGTTGGTTGTACGAAACCAACTGGAAGAAGGCTTCTGGTTGA
- a CDS encoding IS1 family transposase, giving the protein MDLAVLAQLILLILRNLNLKPRKYALKDIALALAAYSLGVQITKIGIPPSTLYYYLRKVGIRRRREKRPTCPSCNSNRVVKNGSSRGKAKYRCKVCGRTFYNTLKHRMNKEQRERILKEYLNRMSMRAISRVEGKPLTTIYSLVKRIGAKAFTSLIILRGQLKSFVAKSTVFDEFWTYLRVRHGKVRADLWIWTALSDGIPFYESGDRSYGTFRLLLSWLPRSGVNYTDHYCVYQVLDKRVASKKYTYIVESHNSRCRSHLARLARDTRAVNRSQRMVEYSLALLNVMYPHVFSREITPLNETYLRAVQYIRDNLI; this is encoded by the coding sequence ATGGATCTCGCAGTTCTCGCACAACTAATACTTTTGATTTTAAGAAATTTAAATCTTAAGCCAAGAAAGTACGCGCTAAAGGATATTGCACTAGCGTTAGCAGCATACTCCTTGGGAGTTCAGATCACGAAAATAGGAATCCCACCATCAACACTATACTACTACTTGAGGAAAGTGGGAATAAGAAGGAGAAGGGAGAAGAGACCAACATGCCCATCATGCAACTCCAACAGAGTAGTCAAGAACGGCTCATCCAGAGGGAAGGCAAAGTATAGATGCAAAGTGTGTGGAAGAACGTTTTACAACACGTTGAAGCACAGAATGAATAAGGAACAAAGGGAGAGAATCTTAAAGGAGTACTTGAACAGGATGAGCATGAGGGCAATATCAAGAGTTGAGGGAAAGCCATTAACTACGATCTACAGCCTAGTGAAGAGGATTGGAGCAAAGGCCTTCACGAGCTTAATAATATTGAGGGGGCAACTCAAGAGTTTCGTGGCCAAGTCTACAGTGTTTGACGAGTTCTGGACTTATCTTCGTGTTAGGCATGGGAAGGTTAGAGCGGATCTCTGGATTTGGACTGCTCTTTCTGATGGGATACCTTTCTACGAGTCTGGGGACAGAAGTTATGGGACTTTCCGTCTCCTCTTGAGCTGGTTACCTAGGAGTGGGGTAAATTATACTGATCACTACTGTGTTTATCAAGTTCTTGATAAGCGCGTAGCTAGTAAGAAGTACACTTACATTGTGGAGAGTCATAATTCTCGGTGTAGGTCTCATCTTGCTAGGTTAGCTAGGGATACTAGGGCTGTTAATAGGAGTCAGAGGATGGTGGAATATAGCTTGGCCTTGTTGAACGTTATGTATCCTCACGTGTTCTCAAGGGAGATAACGCCCTTAAACGAGACTTACTTGAGGGCAGTACAGTATATTAGAGATAATCTGATATAA
- a CDS encoding peroxiredoxin, giving the protein MVEVGEKAPELELVDTDLKKVKIPSDFKGKVVVLAFYPAAFTSVCTKEMCTFRDSLAKFNEVNAVVIGISVDPPFSNKAFKEQNKLNFTIVSDFNREAVKAYGVAGELPILKGYVLAKRSVFVIDKNGIIRYKWVSEDPTKEPNYDEIKNVVSKLS; this is encoded by the coding sequence ATGGTAGAAGTAGGAGAGAAAGCTCCAGAATTGGAATTAGTAGATACAGATTTGAAAAAAGTTAAAATACCATCTGATTTTAAAGGTAAAGTAGTGGTTTTAGCATTTTACCCAGCAGCGTTTACTTCAGTTTGTACGAAAGAAATGTGTACTTTTAGAGACTCTCTTGCTAAATTTAATGAAGTTAATGCAGTAGTTATAGGAATTAGTGTAGATCCGCCGTTTAGTAATAAAGCATTTAAGGAGCAAAATAAGCTAAATTTCACTATTGTTAGTGATTTTAATAGGGAAGCTGTAAAAGCTTATGGTGTAGCTGGAGAGTTACCAATCCTAAAGGGATATGTACTCGCTAAGAGATCAGTATTTGTAATTGACAAAAATGGTATAATAAGGTATAAGTGGGTTTCCGAAGATCCAACGAAGGAACCAAACTACGATGAGATAAAAAATGTCGTATCTAAACTATCTTAA
- a CDS encoding S1C family serine protease, translating into MYEDLVEKVTPSVVTIITKQIALDQFFMPQVAEGIGSGYSIGKNILITSYHVISNAKEILVISEDGFREEAQVVAINPYHDLAMLSTTLNLPSLKLAKEYKTGEIVLAVGNPLGLYSVSMGIISSEERTIMAHNGLPIYVIQTDAAVNPGNSGGPLINTRGEVVGTVTAMIREAQNIGFAIPSKLVNSFVKNVMKFGRYVRPYVGVGVIKLNKALATYLGVKRQSGLLVMNIDPNGTAYRNGIRRGDIILKVNNQEVKSPIDLLATLEEMVGSQVDIKVLRDSKEIDLSIPVPGIST; encoded by the coding sequence ATGTATGAAGATTTAGTGGAAAAGGTAACTCCATCAGTGGTCACCATAATAACAAAGCAAATTGCACTAGACCAGTTCTTTATGCCTCAAGTTGCTGAAGGTATAGGATCTGGCTACTCTATAGGGAAAAATATTCTGATAACATCTTATCATGTTATATCAAATGCAAAAGAGATACTAGTAATATCTGAAGATGGATTTAGGGAAGAAGCACAAGTAGTTGCGATAAATCCATATCACGATCTTGCGATGCTAAGTACTACACTAAACTTACCTAGTCTGAAACTGGCTAAAGAATACAAGACTGGAGAGATAGTGTTAGCAGTGGGGAATCCTTTGGGTTTATATAGTGTTAGCATGGGAATAATTAGCAGTGAAGAAAGGACTATAATGGCACATAATGGTCTTCCTATATATGTAATTCAAACAGATGCTGCTGTTAATCCGGGTAATAGTGGAGGTCCTCTTATAAATACCAGAGGTGAAGTCGTAGGTACTGTTACAGCGATGATAAGAGAGGCTCAGAATATAGGTTTCGCAATTCCTTCCAAACTTGTTAATAGTTTCGTGAAAAACGTTATGAAGTTTGGCAGATATGTAAGGCCTTATGTAGGGGTTGGAGTAATAAAGTTGAACAAAGCGTTAGCAACATACTTAGGGGTAAAGAGGCAAAGTGGCCTACTTGTAATGAACATAGATCCAAATGGAACTGCGTATAGAAATGGTATAAGAAGGGGCGACATTATACTGAAAGTCAATAATCAAGAAGTTAAATCTCCTATAGATTTATTAGCTACACTAGAAGAGATGGTTGGTTCACAAGTTGATATAAAGGTGTTAAGAGACTCCAAGGAGATTGATCTTTCGATACCAGTCCCTGGCATATCTACTTAA
- a CDS encoding DUF4382 domain-containing protein — MSKGIIGIVIALLVLAGGVYYGYYYFTTGVVNVYIQDPPTTQGVKIYLTISSIMIHKTNASNYSWITISNKTITVLLTSNITFLASSRIPSGEYNEIFLEISAAQVQLGNINISAKIPSGVFKIHIINGMNLKGGSSQSLLISFPHVTYANGQIIINPSITAEVMS; from the coding sequence ATGAGTAAGGGAATAATAGGTATCGTTATAGCGTTGTTAGTATTAGCTGGAGGAGTATACTACGGTTACTATTACTTTACTACTGGAGTTGTAAATGTATATATTCAAGATCCTCCAACTACCCAAGGAGTTAAAATATACTTAACTATCTCTTCCATTATGATACATAAAACTAACGCTAGCAACTACTCTTGGATAACAATTTCAAATAAGACAATCACTGTACTATTAACTTCTAATATAACATTTCTAGCATCTTCAAGAATACCTTCCGGGGAATACAATGAGATATTTCTAGAGATATCTGCTGCTCAAGTCCAACTTGGAAATATTAATATTTCAGCTAAAATACCCAGCGGAGTATTTAAAATACATATCATAAACGGTATGAATCTAAAAGGAGGCTCTTCACAATCGCTACTTATAAGCTTTCCTCATGTAACCTATGCTAATGGACAAATAATAATAAATCCTTCAATTACTGCTGAGGTTATGAGCTAA
- a CDS encoding DUF5752 family protein, translating to MMDLDSKGKGNPFIFYAAYYPPLYSKLKAKTLRELVEGIKKADKYTLFYHVFHPIFSSHLIPEEYSNDFAHWIAESLGDKELAELVSDIPGAEPRTIEDIRNDLIEILEPRADERMGIREFVFVSCTPIVYKTNYIANTLAEFLDLIQIIPARSLVWHFVSKRVLGISKRNDFSEWLDSNFGLSELAETLSKIDPQTYIEEEVLRRDIIRILERWLLR from the coding sequence ATGATGGATCTAGACTCTAAAGGTAAAGGAAACCCTTTTATCTTTTACGCTGCTTATTATCCTCCACTTTATTCTAAACTTAAAGCTAAAACTTTAAGAGAATTAGTGGAGGGTATCAAGAAAGCTGATAAGTATACGTTATTTTACCACGTTTTTCATCCAATTTTTAGCTCCCACCTAATACCCGAAGAATATTCTAACGATTTTGCACACTGGATAGCTGAGAGTTTAGGAGATAAAGAGTTAGCGGAATTAGTTTCTGACATACCAGGTGCTGAGCCTAGAACCATAGAAGACATTAGAAATGATTTGATAGAAATCCTAGAACCCAGAGCAGATGAAAGAATGGGAATAAGAGAGTTTGTGTTTGTTTCATGCACACCAATAGTATACAAGACAAATTACATCGCAAACACTCTTGCCGAGTTCTTAGATTTAATACAAATAATACCCGCTAGGTCACTTGTTTGGCATTTCGTAAGTAAAAGGGTACTCGGAATTTCAAAGAGAAATGATTTTTCAGAATGGCTAGACTCTAATTTTGGACTCTCAGAACTAGCTGAGACCTTAAGTAAGATTGATCCACAAACCTATATTGAAGAAGAGGTGCTTAGGAGAGATATAATTAGAATATTAGAAAGGTGGTTATTAAGATGA
- a CDS encoding glycosyltransferase: MIEKYVEFIGEHELDAIFKIAEKIKDLSILHVNSTKAGGGVAEILNRMLPLMKELGLNVDWKVIKGDNEFFNVTKSFHNSLQNGTGNIPEEYFKIYDKWQEINLSEIPLDYDIMFIHDPQPAGLIKFKKGNNKWIWRCHIDISNPYPPVWNFLQKYISQYDSMIISVPSFGRDNIEIPQFIVPPSIDPLSVKNRDIPETTVFRILYKFGINVEKPLITQVSRFDYAKDPLGVIQAYKLARRHVDIQLLYVGSPATDDPEGEKVYNEVVKASKGDKDIHLLMLPPYSDLEINAFQTASTIVMQKSIKEGFGLTVSEAMWKRKPVIGGNTGGIPLQVINGITGFLVNSAQGAAHYIIYLIRNEEIRKRLGINAREHVRRNFLITRELRDYLMTIAYVAKRYDT; encoded by the coding sequence ATGATAGAGAAATACGTAGAATTTATAGGAGAACATGAGCTTGATGCGATCTTTAAGATAGCGGAAAAGATAAAGGATCTATCAATACTCCATGTAAACTCTACTAAGGCAGGAGGAGGAGTAGCTGAGATATTAAACAGAATGTTACCATTAATGAAAGAATTAGGTCTCAATGTCGATTGGAAAGTAATAAAAGGAGATAATGAATTCTTTAACGTAACCAAATCTTTTCATAACTCACTACAAAATGGGACTGGGAATATACCAGAAGAATACTTTAAAATTTATGACAAATGGCAAGAGATAAACCTATCTGAAATTCCATTGGATTATGACATAATGTTTATACACGACCCACAGCCAGCAGGACTTATAAAATTCAAAAAAGGTAATAATAAGTGGATTTGGAGATGCCACATTGATATTTCAAATCCTTATCCACCGGTGTGGAACTTCCTACAGAAGTATATCTCACAATACGATAGCATGATAATCTCAGTTCCGTCATTTGGGAGAGATAATATTGAGATTCCGCAATTCATAGTTCCCCCATCAATAGACCCATTAAGTGTGAAGAATAGGGACATTCCTGAGACTACTGTATTTAGAATATTATATAAGTTTGGTATCAATGTTGAAAAGCCTTTAATAACTCAAGTATCGAGATTTGACTATGCTAAAGATCCTCTAGGTGTTATACAAGCATATAAGTTAGCCAGAAGACATGTAGATATACAGCTACTATACGTAGGAAGTCCAGCCACCGATGATCCGGAAGGTGAAAAGGTTTATAATGAGGTAGTTAAGGCTTCCAAAGGAGATAAAGATATACATCTTCTAATGTTACCGCCATACAGTGATTTAGAAATAAATGCATTTCAAACAGCATCTACTATAGTTATGCAGAAGTCTATAAAAGAAGGTTTTGGTCTAACTGTAAGTGAGGCAATGTGGAAGAGAAAACCAGTAATAGGAGGAAATACTGGTGGAATACCTTTACAAGTGATAAATGGAATTACTGGTTTCCTAGTCAATAGTGCACAAGGAGCAGCACACTACATAATATACTTAATTAGAAATGAGGAAATAAGGAAGAGACTTGGTATTAACGCTAGGGAACATGTAAGGAGAAATTTCCTCATAACTAGAGAATTAAGGGACTATCTAATGACAATAGCTTATGTGGCTAAAAGGTACGATACTTAA